One stretch of Terriglobales bacterium DNA includes these proteins:
- a CDS encoding trimethylamine methyltransferase family protein produces the protein MRPRLRLLDDALITRALEEALQLLAQPGVRVGTAAARELLSAAGARVEGEVAHIPEKMVRDALATAPREFALYTRAGEAAVRYGGDQAQFDPGSSCLNILDPETKTPRPAESADLVRLVQVAEALPQFAAQATALVCNDVPSALGDLYRLFLVLLHSNKPVVTGAFSVAGLRPMLELLAADSGSHEALRRRPRAVFDVCPSPPLYWSEFAAENLVELARAGVPAEMVAMPLAGATAPVTLIGSVVQHAAECLSGITIHQLAQPGAPIVWGGAPAIFDMRNGTAPMGAVETAMLNLACCEVGKSLGLPTHGYLVASDSRSVDAQAGMESATSAALGALGGINMISGAGMLDFLACFSIEKLVLDAEAIASAQRLAAGIEVRGETLAVETFRQTGLLGNFLALPETRARFRGEQHFPSAVIERGGDPGAGDACSRARARVEELIASYEPPALASAVESGLMRVAEREAERAGLTTFPGVLQVHK, from the coding sequence GTGAGACCGCGGCTGCGCCTGCTCGACGACGCGCTCATCACGCGCGCGCTGGAGGAAGCGTTGCAGCTGCTCGCGCAGCCGGGCGTGCGCGTGGGGACGGCGGCGGCGCGCGAGTTGCTGTCGGCGGCGGGAGCACGGGTCGAGGGCGAGGTCGCGCACATCCCAGAAAAGATGGTGCGTGACGCGCTGGCCACCGCGCCGCGAGAGTTCGCGCTCTACACGCGCGCGGGCGAGGCGGCGGTACGGTATGGCGGCGACCAGGCGCAGTTCGATCCCGGCTCTTCCTGCCTGAACATCCTGGATCCCGAGACAAAAACACCTCGTCCGGCGGAGAGTGCGGACCTGGTGCGGCTGGTGCAGGTGGCAGAGGCGTTGCCGCAGTTTGCCGCGCAGGCAACGGCGCTGGTCTGCAATGACGTGCCGAGCGCGCTGGGCGATCTCTATCGGCTGTTCCTCGTCCTGCTGCATTCGAACAAACCGGTGGTGACCGGCGCGTTCAGCGTGGCGGGCCTGCGGCCGATGCTGGAGCTGCTGGCGGCGGACAGCGGTTCGCACGAGGCGCTGCGCCGGCGGCCGCGGGCGGTGTTCGACGTGTGCCCGTCGCCGCCGCTTTACTGGTCGGAGTTCGCGGCGGAGAACCTGGTGGAGCTGGCGCGGGCGGGCGTGCCGGCGGAGATGGTCGCGATGCCACTGGCGGGCGCGACGGCGCCGGTCACACTCATCGGGTCAGTGGTGCAGCACGCGGCGGAGTGCCTGAGCGGAATCACGATCCATCAACTGGCGCAGCCAGGGGCGCCCATCGTGTGGGGAGGCGCGCCGGCCATCTTCGACATGCGCAACGGGACGGCGCCGATGGGCGCGGTCGAGACGGCGATGTTGAACCTAGCGTGTTGCGAGGTGGGCAAGTCGCTTGGCCTGCCGACGCATGGGTACCTGGTGGCGAGCGACTCGCGGTCGGTGGATGCGCAGGCGGGGATGGAGAGCGCGACGTCGGCGGCGCTGGGGGCGCTCGGCGGGATCAACATGATCTCGGGCGCGGGCATGCTCGACTTCCTGGCGTGCTTCAGCATCGAGAAGCTGGTGCTGGATGCGGAGGCGATCGCGTCGGCGCAACGGCTGGCGGCGGGCATCGAGGTACGCGGCGAGACGCTCGCCGTCGAGACGTTCCGCCAGACCGGACTGCTGGGCAACTTCCTCGCGCTGCCGGAGACGCGGGCACGCTTCCGCGGCGAGCAGCACTTCCCTTCCGCGGTGATCGAGCGTGGCGGAGATCCGGGAGCGGGAGACGCCTGCAGCCGGGCGCGCGCGCGAGTGGAGGAGTTGATCGCCAGCTACGAGCCGCCGGCGCTTGCGTCCGCGGTGGAGAGCGGGCTCATGCGCGTGGCGGAGCGAGAGGCAGAGCGAGCCGGGCTGACGACATTCCCCGGAGTGCTGCAAGTCCACAAGTGA
- a CDS encoding protein kinase has translation MIGKKVGHYCVVESLGSGGMGVVYRAEDTMLGRDVALKFLPSDAVAEQSTLERFLREARAAAALNHPNICTIHEVETFAGQPVIVMEYLEGESLKSRIERGPLPADELLTIAVQISDGLQAAHAKGVTHRDIKPANILLLRSGQAKILDFGLAKLAPKRVKVAAGGGANMITLDSEGLTSPGSAIGTIAYMSPEQARGEELDSRTDLFSLGAVLYEMATGQAPFGGSTSAVIFDGILHGTPRPPLQVNPKLPAELEHIISKALEKDRDLRYQSASELKSDLKRLKRDLDSNSRQPAAKASESGATAAAQAERSLAVLYFENLSGTKEDEYFRDGMTEDIITELSKIARLKLFPRSEVLAYRDKPVTAPHVGQQLNARYVLEGSIRRVGNRVRITAQLVETATRHSVWAERYDRQLEDLFAIQDEIARSIAQALRITLSPHEEKTIARKPTENAQAYDFYLRGRSYTRRFELDFALHMMEQAIKLDPKFALAYVGTAWICGVIIEFRDKDPKWLAKGVAACEKALNLEPQLPEALAARARLFFAEGKHEDAVQYARTAIALKPDCDGAYDALGRALFSSDRYAEAAEIADKAMEVNGDDYNLYIPYYNSLQRMGQTERARAVAVRHTAVLERQLELNPDDIRARILLAARYAELQRGEEAVQHLQVAAALRPNDTNVLYNAACTYGLLNRKREALDTLKQALDAGFGNIDWAARDPDLVCLHHDPEFLALLGKGHKPK, from the coding sequence ATGATCGGCAAGAAGGTCGGCCATTACTGCGTGGTGGAAAGTCTCGGAAGCGGCGGCATGGGCGTGGTGTATCGCGCGGAAGACACCATGCTGGGGCGCGACGTCGCGCTGAAGTTCCTGCCGTCGGACGCCGTCGCGGAACAATCCACGCTGGAGCGGTTCTTGCGCGAGGCGCGTGCGGCTGCCGCGCTCAACCATCCCAACATCTGCACCATCCACGAGGTGGAGACGTTCGCCGGGCAGCCGGTCATCGTGATGGAGTACCTGGAGGGCGAGTCGCTGAAGTCGCGCATCGAACGCGGCCCGCTGCCGGCGGACGAGCTGCTGACCATCGCGGTGCAGATCAGCGACGGCCTGCAGGCGGCGCACGCCAAGGGCGTGACGCATCGCGACATCAAGCCGGCGAACATCCTGCTGCTGCGGTCGGGGCAGGCGAAGATCCTCGACTTCGGCCTGGCGAAGCTGGCGCCGAAGAGGGTCAAGGTCGCAGCCGGCGGCGGCGCGAACATGATCACGCTGGATTCGGAGGGCCTGACCTCGCCGGGGTCGGCGATCGGGACGATCGCGTACATGTCGCCGGAACAGGCGCGCGGCGAGGAGCTCGACTCGCGCACCGACCTGTTCTCGCTGGGCGCGGTGCTGTACGAGATGGCGACCGGGCAAGCGCCGTTCGGAGGCAGCACGTCGGCGGTGATCTTCGACGGGATCCTGCATGGGACGCCGCGGCCGCCGCTGCAGGTCAACCCCAAGCTGCCGGCGGAGCTGGAGCACATCATCAGCAAGGCGCTGGAGAAAGACCGCGACCTGCGGTACCAGTCGGCGTCAGAGCTGAAGAGCGACCTGAAGCGGCTGAAGCGCGACCTGGATTCGAACTCGCGACAGCCCGCGGCGAAAGCGAGTGAGAGCGGCGCGACGGCCGCGGCGCAGGCCGAGCGCTCGCTCGCGGTGCTGTACTTCGAGAACCTGAGCGGAACGAAGGAAGACGAGTACTTCCGCGACGGGATGACGGAAGACATCATCACGGAGCTTTCGAAGATCGCGCGGCTCAAGCTGTTCCCGCGCTCCGAGGTGCTGGCCTACCGCGACAAGCCGGTGACGGCGCCGCACGTGGGTCAGCAGCTGAACGCGCGCTACGTGCTGGAAGGAAGCATCCGGCGGGTGGGCAACCGGGTGCGCATCACGGCGCAGCTGGTGGAGACCGCGACGCGACACTCGGTGTGGGCAGAGCGCTACGACCGGCAGCTCGAGGACCTGTTCGCCATCCAGGACGAGATCGCGCGGAGCATCGCGCAGGCGCTGCGCATCACGCTCTCGCCGCACGAAGAGAAGACCATCGCGCGCAAGCCAACGGAGAACGCGCAAGCCTACGACTTCTACCTGCGCGGGCGCAGCTACACGCGGCGCTTCGAGCTGGACTTCGCGCTGCACATGATGGAGCAGGCCATCAAGCTGGACCCGAAATTCGCGCTCGCCTACGTGGGGACGGCGTGGATCTGCGGCGTGATCATCGAGTTCCGCGACAAAGACCCGAAGTGGCTGGCGAAGGGCGTGGCGGCGTGTGAGAAGGCGCTGAACCTGGAGCCGCAGCTGCCGGAGGCGCTGGCGGCGCGGGCGCGGCTGTTCTTCGCGGAAGGCAAGCACGAGGATGCGGTGCAGTACGCCCGCACAGCCATCGCGCTGAAGCCGGATTGCGACGGGGCCTACGACGCGCTGGGGCGCGCGCTGTTCTCCTCCGACCGCTACGCGGAGGCCGCGGAGATCGCCGACAAGGCGATGGAAGTGAACGGCGACGACTACAACCTCTACATCCCGTACTACAACTCACTGCAGCGCATGGGGCAGACGGAGCGCGCGCGCGCGGTGGCGGTGCGACACACCGCGGTGCTGGAGCGGCAGCTCGAGCTAAATCCGGACGACATCCGCGCGCGCATCCTGCTGGCGGCGCGCTACGCCGAACTGCAGCGCGGCGAGGAAGCAGTGCAGCACCTGCAGGTGGCGGCGGCGTTGAGGCCGAACGACACGAATGTGCTGTACAACGCGGCGTGCACCTACGGCCTGCTGAACCGCAAGCGGGAGGCGCTCGACACGCTGAAGCAGGCGCTCGACGCGGGGTTCGGGAACATCGACTGGGCGGCGCGCGACCCTGACCTGGTGTGCCTGCACCACGACCCGGAGTTCCTGGCGCTGCTGGGAAAGGGACACAAGCCGAAGTAG
- a CDS encoding glycine cleavage system protein H, whose protein sequence is MTVLLVLAVFALFIAIDYIRTSRRPAPAVRPQPQLATKPPVLQDVVAGFRVAPNLFYHPGHTWAAKETGDLVRVGLDDFAARLAGKLQGVALPQRGRWVTQGQKAFALNHDGATAELVSPIEGTVVDVNEAVLRDPELARRDPYGDGWLMLVSAPEAKTKFRNLLSGPLAKLWTEDAVSHLYQQTPGVSAPAMADGGLAVDSTTAGLAPAAWERLAREFFLT, encoded by the coding sequence ATGACAGTCCTACTGGTTCTGGCGGTCTTCGCACTCTTCATCGCGATCGACTACATCCGTACTTCGCGCCGTCCGGCTCCCGCCGTTCGTCCGCAGCCGCAGCTGGCCACGAAGCCGCCGGTGCTGCAGGACGTCGTCGCGGGATTCCGCGTGGCGCCCAACCTCTTCTATCACCCCGGCCACACCTGGGCGGCGAAGGAGACCGGCGACCTGGTCCGCGTCGGCCTCGACGACTTCGCTGCGCGTCTCGCCGGCAAGCTCCAGGGCGTCGCGCTCCCGCAGCGCGGCCGCTGGGTCACGCAGGGACAGAAGGCGTTCGCGCTCAATCATGACGGCGCGACCGCCGAGCTCGTCTCGCCCATCGAGGGCACCGTCGTTGACGTGAACGAAGCCGTGCTGCGCGACCCTGAGCTCGCGCGCCGCGATCCTTACGGCGACGGCTGGCTCATGCTGGTCAGCGCGCCCGAGGCCAAGACCAAGTTCCGCAACCTGCTCTCCGGCCCGCTCGCCAAGCTCTGGACCGAAGACGCCGTGAGCCACCTCTACCAGCAGACGCCCGGCGTCTCCGCGCCGGCCATGGCCGACGGCGGCCTCGCAGTCGACTCCACCACCGCTGGCCTCGCGCCCGCCGCGTGGGAGAGGCTCGCGCGCGAGTTCTTCCTCACCTAG
- a CDS encoding archaemetzincin family Zn-dependent metalloprotease, translating into MKALEILRLGPFDDRLARAVGQRMSAEFRIRWDLRPEFGDPAFAFHPERGQYHSSEILAWLEKRQQQRTWRLLALTAVDLYIPILTFVFGEARLGPGPAVVSIHRLRQELYGLPADGDLLFERTAREAAHELGHTLGLRHCDDYQCAMAGSPSVEWIDLKSASLCDSCRSRVGLGDLTTAQP; encoded by the coding sequence GTGAAAGCGCTCGAGATCCTGCGCCTCGGTCCCTTCGACGACCGGCTCGCCCGCGCCGTCGGCCAGCGCATGAGCGCCGAATTCCGCATTCGCTGGGACCTGCGCCCCGAGTTCGGCGACCCCGCTTTCGCCTTCCACCCCGAGCGCGGCCAGTACCACTCCTCCGAGATCCTGGCCTGGCTGGAAAAGCGCCAGCAGCAGCGCACCTGGCGACTGCTCGCGCTCACCGCTGTCGACCTCTACATCCCCATCCTTACGTTCGTGTTTGGCGAGGCGCGCCTCGGCCCCGGGCCCGCCGTCGTCTCCATCCACCGCCTGCGCCAGGAGCTCTACGGACTCCCAGCCGATGGCGACCTGCTGTTCGAGCGCACCGCGCGCGAGGCCGCCCACGAGCTCGGCCACACCCTCGGCCTCCGCCACTGCGACGACTACCAGTGCGCCATGGCCGGCTCACCCTCGGTCGAGTGGATCGACCTCAAGTCTGCCTCGCTGTGCGACTCCTGCCGCTCCCGCGTCGGCCTCGGCGACCTTACGACAGCACAACCATAA
- a CDS encoding sigma-54 dependent transcriptional regulator, whose product MADKGNLLIVDDELSVRDSLRRWFSDEGYEVGTADSAAQALDRLADRKWDVALLDIKMPGTDGIELQQRLKEVDPELLVIIMTGYASVETAVAALKMGAYDYVTKPLDPDDISRLLRNAVAQRRAVCENARLREVVAAAQPTGLIGQSAVMRKVFEAIETVASTDTNVLITGESGTGKELVARAIHAASPRRFHPLIAIHCGALTETLLESELFGHEKGAFTGAQFRKKGKFEIAEGGTVFLDEIGDISLKTQTDLLRVLQEREVTRVGGNQAIKVDFRCIAATNKRLEQLVEDGRFRPDLYYRLNVFRVELPPLRDRRDDIPLLAGHFLQKFALAMNKKIVRISPDAMRLLQQHDWVGNVRELENAVERAMVVAREPELRGEDFLLQPQRTPATEARALDEVERAHILRVVEQCGGNQTRAAEALGIDRVTLHNKLKRYGWTRAAAVAGKG is encoded by the coding sequence ATGGCAGACAAAGGCAACCTTCTGATCGTCGACGACGAACTCAGCGTGCGCGATTCGCTCCGCCGCTGGTTCTCCGACGAAGGCTACGAGGTCGGCACCGCCGACAGCGCCGCGCAGGCGCTTGACCGCCTCGCCGACCGCAAGTGGGACGTCGCGCTGCTCGACATCAAGATGCCCGGCACCGACGGCATCGAGCTGCAACAGCGCCTCAAGGAAGTCGATCCCGAGCTCCTCGTCATCATCATGACCGGCTACGCCTCCGTCGAGACCGCCGTCGCCGCGCTCAAGATGGGCGCCTACGACTACGTCACCAAGCCGCTCGACCCCGACGACATCTCGCGCCTGCTGCGCAACGCCGTCGCCCAGCGCCGCGCCGTGTGCGAGAACGCCCGCCTGCGCGAGGTCGTCGCCGCCGCCCAGCCCACCGGACTCATCGGCCAGAGCGCCGTGATGCGCAAGGTCTTCGAAGCCATCGAGACCGTCGCCTCCACCGACACCAACGTCCTCATCACCGGGGAAAGCGGCACCGGCAAGGAGCTGGTCGCGCGCGCCATCCACGCCGCCAGCCCGCGCCGCTTCCATCCCCTCATCGCCATCCACTGCGGCGCCCTCACCGAGACGCTGCTCGAGAGCGAGCTCTTCGGGCACGAGAAGGGCGCATTCACCGGCGCCCAGTTCCGCAAGAAAGGCAAGTTCGAGATCGCCGAGGGCGGCACCGTCTTCCTCGACGAGATCGGCGACATCTCCCTTAAGACCCAGACCGACCTCCTGCGCGTCCTGCAGGAAAGGGAAGTGACCCGCGTCGGCGGCAACCAGGCCATCAAGGTGGACTTCCGCTGCATCGCCGCCACCAACAAGCGGCTCGAGCAGCTGGTCGAGGACGGCCGCTTCCGCCCCGACCTCTACTATCGCCTCAACGTCTTCCGCGTCGAGCTGCCCCCCTTGCGCGACCGCCGCGACGACATCCCGCTCCTCGCCGGCCACTTCCTCCAGAAGTTCGCGCTTGCCATGAACAAGAAGATCGTGCGCATCTCGCCCGACGCCATGCGCCTGCTGCAGCAGCACGACTGGGTCGGCAACGTCCGCGAGCTCGAGAACGCCGTCGAGCGCGCCATGGTCGTCGCGCGCGAGCCCGAGCTCCGCGGCGAAGACTTCCTGCTCCAGCCGCAGCGCACCCCGGCCACCGAAGCCCGCGCCCTCGACGAGGTCGAGCGCGCCCACATCCTCCGCGTCGTCGAGCAGTGCGGCGGCAACCAGACGCGCGCCGCCGAAGCCCTTGGCATCGACCGCGTCACGCTTCACAACAAGCTCAAGCGCTATGGCTGGACGCGCGCCGCCGCCGTCGCCGGCAAGGGATGA
- a CDS encoding ATP-binding protein produces MPRTEPIPNPRRWWLPRSLSVRLIGWLLAMIFATFALVGYLTIRLHRRHLQAQTQLSAERVSDLVKRSTSQYMLHNDREGLHQMMRTIASEPGVVSIRIFNQEGKITYSTNPAEVETFVAKDAEACYGCHAAGAPLAHLDRPDRFRIYRLAAAPVMGVINPIENQPACSNAPCHAHPPEQKILGVLDTNLSLAQTEASLAESNRAMLAYTICGALLIAFLSGLLVWRLAGVPLGMLRRGTERLASGDLGYQIPLASPDEIGELAASFNRMSGELADVHQTLESRVEQKTRELKAAHAQMLQSEKLASIGKLAAVVAHEINNPLAGVLIYAKLLRKWTTAGADPARLSEMRDSLALMESEVRRCGDIVKNMLTFARATPMNLDWNDANLMVERCVRLVQHKLQLANVTLHRELQPDLGPVWCDIAQLEQLLLALVINAVEAMPRGGNLWLRTRRVVDGEFQLRVQDDGPGIPPEIAASLFEPFQTTKGSGGVGLGLAVVKQIVDRHSGRIDVDSAPGRGTAFIVTLPAGPAGQSLAQERGVPQWQTKATF; encoded by the coding sequence ATGCCGCGGACTGAACCCATCCCGAACCCGCGCCGCTGGTGGCTGCCCCGCAGCCTCAGCGTCCGGCTCATCGGCTGGCTGCTCGCGATGATCTTCGCGACCTTCGCGCTCGTCGGCTACCTCACGATCCGTCTGCACCGCCGTCATCTCCAGGCGCAGACCCAGCTCTCCGCCGAGCGCGTCTCGGACCTCGTCAAGCGCTCGACCTCCCAGTACATGCTGCACAACGACCGCGAAGGCCTGCACCAGATGATGCGCACCATCGCCTCCGAGCCCGGCGTCGTCTCCATCCGCATCTTCAATCAGGAAGGGAAGATCACTTACTCCACCAATCCGGCGGAGGTCGAGACCTTCGTCGCCAAGGACGCCGAGGCCTGCTATGGATGCCACGCCGCCGGCGCCCCGCTCGCCCACCTCGACCGCCCCGACCGCTTCCGCATCTATCGCCTCGCGGCCGCGCCGGTGATGGGCGTGATCAATCCCATCGAGAACCAGCCCGCCTGCTCCAATGCCCCCTGCCACGCGCACCCGCCCGAACAGAAGATCCTGGGCGTCCTCGATACCAATCTCTCGCTCGCGCAGACCGAAGCCTCGCTCGCCGAAAGCAACCGTGCCATGCTGGCTTACACCATCTGCGGTGCGTTGCTCATCGCCTTCCTCAGCGGGCTGCTGGTCTGGCGGCTCGCGGGCGTCCCGCTCGGCATGCTGCGCCGCGGCACCGAGCGACTCGCGTCCGGGGACCTCGGCTACCAGATCCCGCTCGCTTCGCCGGACGAGATCGGCGAACTCGCCGCCTCCTTCAACCGCATGAGCGGCGAGCTCGCCGACGTCCACCAGACGCTCGAGTCCCGCGTGGAGCAGAAGACCCGCGAGCTCAAGGCCGCGCACGCCCAGATGCTGCAGTCGGAAAAGCTCGCTTCCATCGGAAAACTCGCCGCCGTCGTCGCGCACGAGATCAACAACCCGCTCGCCGGCGTCCTGATCTACGCCAAGCTGCTGCGCAAGTGGACCACCGCCGGCGCCGACCCCGCCCGCCTCTCCGAGATGCGCGACTCGCTCGCCCTCATGGAATCCGAGGTCCGCCGCTGCGGCGACATCGTGAAGAACATGCTCACCTTCGCGCGCGCCACGCCCATGAACCTCGACTGGAACGACGCCAACCTCATGGTCGAGCGCTGCGTGCGCTTGGTGCAGCACAAGCTCCAGCTCGCCAACGTCACCCTCCACCGCGAGCTCCAGCCCGACCTCGGCCCGGTCTGGTGCGACATCGCGCAGCTCGAGCAGCTCCTGCTCGCGCTCGTCATCAACGCTGTCGAAGCCATGCCGCGCGGCGGCAACCTCTGGCTCCGCACCCGCCGCGTCGTCGACGGCGAGTTTCAGCTCCGCGTCCAGGACGACGGCCCCGGCATCCCGCCCGAGATCGCCGCCAGCCTGTTCGAGCCCTTCCAGACCACCAAGGGTTCGGGCGGCGTCGGCCTCGGCCTCGCCGTTGTCAAACAGATCGTCGACCGCCACAGCGGCCGCATCGACGTCGATTCCGCGCCCGGTCGCGGCACCGCTTTCATCGTCACGCTTCCCGCCGGCCCTGCCGGCCAATCGCTCGCTCAGGAACGAGGTGTACCGCAATGGCAGACAAAGGCAACCTTCTGA
- the hybB gene encoding Ni/Fe-hydrogenase cytochrome b subunit, translating to MKTDLLSLARHLRPRHLLLALIFGAGAWATVLRFTRGLGASTNLSDQFPWGIWIGFDVLCGVMLAAGGFSLMAAVHIFHAERFQPIVRPALLTAFLGYLLVVFALFFDLGRGDRIWHPLIMWNPHSVMFEVGWCVMLYTTVLALEFAPIVFEKLRLERPQRWLRALSLPIVIAGVILSTLHQSSLGSLYLIMYGKLHPLWYSPLLPVFFFLSALVIGMAMTIVESSLSARNLGHSLKTPLIVDLGRIMTVLLAMYAVLRAQDLYHRGAWREAFRWGYESSFFWLEIMLALLLPFVLLSFRRVRKSANGLYLVSVLIVAGFITNRLNVAITGMEASAGVRYVPKWTEVAVTISIVAAGILIFAWATKHLHIFHEEPAAAAAHLGAVPAAHAAD from the coding sequence ATGAAGACTGACCTGCTCTCGCTCGCGCGCCACCTCCGTCCCCGCCACCTCCTGCTGGCCCTCATCTTCGGGGCCGGCGCCTGGGCCACGGTCCTGCGCTTCACCCGCGGGCTGGGCGCTTCCACCAACCTCAGCGACCAGTTCCCCTGGGGCATCTGGATCGGCTTCGACGTCCTCTGCGGCGTCATGCTCGCCGCCGGCGGCTTTTCCCTCATGGCCGCCGTCCACATCTTCCACGCCGAGCGCTTCCAGCCCATCGTCCGGCCGGCGTTGCTCACGGCATTCCTCGGCTACCTGCTGGTCGTCTTCGCGCTCTTCTTCGATCTCGGCCGCGGCGACCGCATCTGGCACCCTCTCATCATGTGGAACCCGCACTCCGTCATGTTCGAGGTCGGATGGTGCGTCATGCTCTACACCACCGTCCTGGCGCTCGAGTTCGCGCCCATCGTCTTCGAGAAGCTCCGGCTGGAAAGGCCGCAGCGCTGGCTGCGCGCGCTGTCGCTGCCCATCGTCATCGCCGGCGTCATCCTCTCGACGCTCCACCAGTCTTCGCTCGGCAGCCTGTACCTCATCATGTACGGCAAGCTGCATCCGCTCTGGTACTCCCCCCTGCTGCCGGTCTTCTTCTTCCTGTCGGCGCTGGTCATCGGCATGGCCATGACCATCGTCGAGTCCTCGCTCAGCGCGCGCAACCTTGGCCACAGCCTGAAGACGCCCTTGATCGTCGACCTCGGACGCATCATGACCGTGCTGCTCGCCATGTACGCCGTCCTCCGCGCCCAGGATCTCTACCACCGCGGCGCCTGGCGCGAGGCCTTCCGCTGGGGATACGAGTCCTCCTTCTTCTGGTTGGAGATCATGCTCGCCCTCCTGCTCCCGTTCGTGCTGCTCTCCTTCCGCCGCGTGCGGAAGAGCGCCAACGGCCTCTATCTGGTCTCGGTGCTCATCGTCGCCGGCTTCATCACCAACCGCCTGAACGTCGCCATCACCGGCATGGAAGCCTCCGCCGGCGTCCGCTACGTGCCCAAGTGGACCGAGGTCGCCGTCACCATCTCCATCGTCGCCGCCGGCATCCTCATCTTTGCCTGGGCGACCAAGCACCTCCACATCTTCCACGAGGAGCCGGCCGCCGCCGCCGCGCACTTGGGCGCCGTGCCGGCCGCCCATGCCGCGGACTGA
- a CDS encoding 4Fe-4S dicluster domain-containing protein, producing MKALLYDATLCIGCKQCEQACASENHLAYDDKVAAQETTSAYKYTAVVQRGEAYMRRICMHCEDPTCASVCPVGALTKTALGPVTYDGDKCMGCRYCMAACPFGVPKYEWDKLDPRVRKCSLCEKRVSAGGVTACTEACPTAATKFGDRDALLAEAHERIKAEPGKYQPVVFGEHEVGGTSVLMLSGAPFATFDMRTSFNEELPILTYRVLSRIPDFVGLGTVLLAGTWWITKRREEVAAAEEKEKTHED from the coding sequence ATGAAAGCGCTCTTATACGACGCAACTCTCTGCATCGGGTGCAAGCAATGTGAACAGGCCTGCGCCTCCGAGAACCACCTTGCCTATGACGACAAGGTAGCCGCTCAGGAAACCACGTCCGCCTACAAGTACACCGCCGTAGTGCAGCGCGGCGAGGCCTACATGCGCCGCATCTGCATGCACTGCGAGGATCCCACCTGCGCCTCGGTCTGCCCGGTGGGCGCGCTGACGAAGACTGCCCTCGGCCCCGTCACCTACGACGGCGACAAGTGCATGGGCTGCCGCTACTGCATGGCGGCCTGCCCCTTCGGCGTGCCCAAGTACGAATGGGACAAGCTCGACCCGCGCGTCCGCAAGTGCAGCCTGTGCGAGAAGCGGGTCTCCGCCGGCGGCGTGACCGCCTGCACGGAAGCCTGCCCCACGGCTGCCACCAAGTTCGGCGACCGCGACGCGCTGCTCGCCGAAGCTCATGAGCGCATCAAGGCCGAGCCCGGCAAGTACCAGCCCGTTGTCTTCGGCGAGCATGAGGTCGGCGGCACCTCCGTCCTCATGCTCTCCGGCGCTCCCTTCGCCACCTTCGACATGCGCACCAGCTTCAACGAGGAGCTGCCCATCCTCACCTACCGCGTGCTCTCGCGCATCCCGGACTTCGTCGGCCTGGGGACCGTGCTGCTGGCCGGCACCTGGTGGATCACCAAGCGCCGCGAAGAAGTCGCGGCCGCAGAGGAGAAGGAGAAGACTCATGAAGACTGA